The Acinonyx jubatus isolate Ajub_Pintada_27869175 chromosome D2, VMU_Ajub_asm_v1.0, whole genome shotgun sequence genome contains a region encoding:
- the PLAU gene encoding urokinase-type plasminogen activator: protein MRVLMTCLLLCVLVVSDSEGSHELHPVSDASNCGCLNGGTCVSYKYFSNIQRCSCPKKFQGEHCEIDTSKTCYQGNGHSYRGKANTDIVGRPCLAWNSAAVLLKEYHALRSDALQLGLGKHNYCRNPDNQRKPWCYVQVGLNQLVQQCMVHDCSFGKRPLSPPGKSPLSPPKTAEFQCGQKALRPRFKIIGGEFTTIENQPWFAAIYRRHRGGSVTYLCGGSLISPCWVVSATHCFINNPKKEDYIVYLGRSKLNSDTLGQMKFEVENLILHEDYSADTLAHHNDIALLKIRSNTGQCAQPSRSIQTICLPPSYGDAHFGTSCEITGFGKENTTDYLYPEQLKMTSVKLISYQECQQPHYYGSEITTKMLCAADPQWETDSCQGDSGGPLVCSIHGRLTLTGIVSWGSGCAMKDKPGVYTRVSGFLPWIQRHTGEQNGLDL, encoded by the exons ATGAGAGTCCTGATGACATGCCTGCTCCTCTGTGTCCTGGTGGTGAGCGACTCCGAA GGCAGCCATGAACTTCATCCAGTGTCTGATGCAT CAAACTGCGGCTGCCTGAATGGAGGAACATGTGTGTCCTACAAGTACTTCTCCAACATTCAGCGATGCAGCTGTCCAAAGAAATTCCAAGGAGAACACTGTGAGATAG ATACATCGAAAACCTGCTATCAGGGGAATGGTCACTCTTACCGAGGGAAGGCCAACACCGACATCGTGGGCCGGCCCTGCCTGGCCTGGAACTCTGCTGCCGTTCTTCTGAAAGAGTACCATGCCCTCCGATCTGATGCCCTTCAGCTGGGCCTGGGGAAACACAATTATTGCAG GAACCCGGACAACCAGAGAAAGCCATGGTGCTATGTGCAGGTTGGCTTAAACCAGCTTGTCCAACAGTGCATGGTGCACGACTGCTCTTTTG gaaAACGTCCCCTGTCGCCTCCAGGAAAAAGTCCCCTGTCTCCTCCAAAAACAGCAGAGTTTCAGTGTGGCCAGAAGGCTCTGAGGCCTCGCTTTAAGATTATTGGGGGAGAATTCACCACCATCGAGAACCAGCCTTGGTTTGCAGCCATCTATAGGAGGCACCGTGGAGGCTCTGTCACCTACTTGTGCGGAGGCAGCCTCATCAGTCCTTGCTGGGTGGTCAGCGCAACACATTGCTTCAT TAATAACCCGAAGAAGGAGGACTACATTGTCTACCTGGGTCGGTCAAAGCTTAACTCCGATACACTTGGGCAGATGAAGTTTGAAGTGGAAAATCTCATCTTGCATGAGGACTATAGTGCTGACACTCTTGCTCACCACAATGATATCG CCTTGCTGAAGATCAGATCCAACACAGGCCAGTGTGCCCAGCCATCCAGGTCCATACAAACCATCTGTTTGCCCCCATCGTATGGTGATGCTCATTTTggcacaagctgtgagatcactgGCTTTGGAAAAGAGAATACCA CTGACTATCTCTATCCAGAGCAGCTGAAAATGACTTCTGTGAAGCTGATTTCCTACCAGGAGTGTCAGCAGCCCCACTACTACGGCTCTGAAATCACCACCAAAATGCTGTGTGCTGCTGACCCACAATGGGAAACAGATTCCTGCCAG GGAGACTCTGGGGGCCCTCTGGTCTGCTCTATCCACGGCCGCCTGACTCTGACTGGGATTGTGAGCTGGGGCAGCGGATGTGCCATGAAGGACAAGCCGGGCGTCTACACAAGAGTCTCAGGCTTCCTGCCTTGGATCCAAAGGCACACTGGGGAGCAGAATGGCCTAGACCTCTGA